GCAAGAGCGGCGAGCATAAGAATAAGTACCACTACAAGAACTTTGTAAATACGATTATCGCTGGAAGATGTCATGCGTGATCTTTTTATATTTATACAAAAGTAAGAATTTTGATCGCGCTCATAAAGAACTCATTCAGTGACCTGATGCACCTCTTTTATCCTGAGGTTTGTCAAGGTTGCAGCACTTCGCTTTTTAAAGGTGAAAATGTGTTGTGTTTTACTTGTAAGGCTCAGCTGCCTATCGCATATCAACATCTAGATGCAGATGACAAGGTCAAGGAACTTTTTTATGGGCGTACTGAAATTGCTCATGCTCGTAGTTTGTTTTTCTATGAAAAAATCGGGATTGTCCAGCAGCTGACCCATGCGTTAAAATATCAGGGACAAGAACAAATAAGCAGCTACTTGGGTAAAATGATGTCTGAACACATGAAAACTGACCCGGGATTTCAAAAAGTGACTCATGTGCTCCCAGTTCCTGTGCACCCCAAACGCTTGAAGAAACGCGGCTATAATCAGGTGGATGGTTTTGGAAAAGAGATCGCAAAAGCCCTTAATGCCAAATATTTACCGAACCTACTCGTTAAGACTAAAAATACAATCAATCAGGCCAAGCTGGGTCAGGTGAAACGTAGTGATGAAACTAAATCTATCTACACTTTGAATGAACCGGAACGAATTCCTGAAGGTACGCACCTTCTCATCGTAGATGACGTTATCACAACGGGAACTACTTTAAGCTTATGTACTCGCGAGCTGCAAAACATTCAAGGTATCAAACTTTACGTAGCCACTATGTCAATATCTATTTAAGCCAGCTAACCGCAATTAAATTCAAGACCTTAACTTGCACTTGAAATGAAAAATGTGAAAAAGAATCTAGCTTTTCTATCCAGCGTTGCATTAATGATGCTCCTGCTGGTGCAATGTGCCAAAAGAGGTAGTCCCAGCGGCGGTCCCATAGATGAATTGCCGCCTATAATTGTGAGTGTTTATCCTGAAAACTATTCTACCAATTTTGAAGCAAAGGAAATCACCATTAGATTTAACGAGTACATTAAATTTAAAGATCTGCGCAAGCAACTGGTCATTTCTCCCCCCATGGAATATCCGCCTATTATTTTGCCTCAAGGTGGTGTAGGAAAAGAAATTACGATACGTATTCAAGATACCTTACTAGAAAATACAACGTATGTGATCAATTTTGGCCAAAGCGTGGTGGATAATAATGAAGGAAATCCCTATCCGTTTTTGAAATATGTATTTAGTACGGGTGATTATGTAGATTCCTTGAAACTCAAAGGACAAATCAAAAATGTACTTGAATTTGAAACCGACGAATTTGTAAATGTATTGCTTTACGAGTTGGACTCTACCTACACTGACAGTGCCGTCTTCAAAGAGCAGCCGCGCTACATTCTTAATACGCTGGATAGCTTGACCACATTCACCATGGAAAACCTCAAAGAGGGAACTTATCAAATGGTGGCACTCAAAGAGGAAAACAGCGATTATAGATACGATCCTTCTAGAGAGAAAATAGGTTTCTATCCAGAACCTATTACACTACCTTCTGATGAAACCTACGTTATCAATTTGTACAAACAAAATTTAGATGCAGAAATTGAAAATGCCAAGCATGTTTCTGAATTTAGAATCGACGTAGGTTATAAAGGGTACTTAGATAGTTTGAAAATCGAGCCGGTCGATAAAAATTTACTTTATGAAAGCCGTATCACCAAACTAGACGCCACTGACACTTTGCAATATTGGTTAAAGCCAATACCTCAAGTCGACACCTTGAGACTTAATGCGTCTCTGGGAAATTTTCAAGAAGAGTTCAAGGTCACGATTAAAGACAGTTTAAAAATCGACACTCTGAGTATCAATTCAAAAGCAAACGATTATCAAAAAAAGTTTTTCAAGAATGGGTCTATAATTTCAGCTACCACACCTATTGAATCTGTAAATGAAAATTTATTTGAGGTGATTGATAAAGACAGTACAGCTGTTCCTTTTACTTTGAAAATCGACAGTTTGAGAAATTTTGTACAAATCGATTACAAAGAAGAAGAGAGCCAGCGCTACCAGATGAAAGTCTTCCCAGGCGCCATCACCGATTTTTACGGATCAACCAATAAAGACACTTTAAGCCTGAATCAAGTCACCAAGGCAAATAAAGAATTTGGAAATATTTATATCCAGACAACTAATGGAGAAGAATTTCCCGTCATTGTCCAAATCGTCACCAAAGATTTAAAAGTCGTTGCGCAGGAAGTGATTTCTACTAACAAAGAAATCGCTTTTGAATTGATGAACCCCAATACCTATTATATCAGGTGGATTTATGATACCAATAAAAATGGACGCTACGACCCTGGGAATATTCTCAACCGCGAGCAACCAGAACGGATTCAATATTTAAGGAAGGAAATCAATTTAAAGCCAAATTGGGACGTAAATGAGATTATAAGTCTAGAGTAAATGCGTCACGATCTCCCAGAAAACGTAACTTCTCACGGTATTTTTCAATTTCCGATTTTTTAAGAATTACTGTTTTTACCCCATCGGTTTCCCAAGGGTGATCGATCATCTCTTTACCTAATATATTGTAAACTTGAGAGTGACCGTTATAATTCATACCCGTTCCATCAGTCCCCACACGATTAACGCCTATGCTGTAAGCCATGTTCTCAATGGCGCGGGCTTTTAACAATGCGTCCCAAGCATTTACACGAAGCACGGGCCAGTTTGCTACGTAGATCACCACATCATAATCTTGAGTGTTTCGTGCGTAAACTGGAAATCTCAGATCGTAGCAAATTTGCAGATTGAACTTCCAGCCCAGGTATTCTGCCATGACAGGTTTGCCACCTTTGTCATAAACCTTTTGCTCGCCCGCTAGTGTAAAAGTGTGTCGTTTATCGTAGATAAATAAATCTCCCTCAGGCGTTGCAAATAGGCCTCTGTTGACAAAACTGCCATCGCTTTTTTTAAGCATGGAGCTTCCGTAGATCGCAAAGTTTCCTTCGGCAGCTCGGGTTTTTAGATACGTGTAAATTTTTTCATCACTTGCAATACCTTGCGGCTTCATAGAGAATCCCGTGGTGAACATTTCAGGGATGATTACTAGATCGGTCTTTCCCTTAAGCTGCTTGAATTTATCTGAAAAAGCAGCAAGATTTGCCTGAGGATTCTCCCATTCTAAGGAAGTTTGTATCAGACTTACTCGCAGCTCGTTTTTACCCTTCATAGCGGTAGTTTCTATTGTTTTTTTTCTCGCTTTTTCTCCTTTTAGCCTCCAGTCTCTTGCGTTTTACGGCTTTGGGAATTCCTGTTTTCTTGCGGGCCTTTATAGGTTTTCTCGCTTCTTCCAGTAAGGCAAACAGCGATTGGATCACGCGTTCTTTATTGGTGGCCTGGCTGCGTGAACTCTGATCAGAAAGGATCAACACGCCATCATTTGTGAGCCGGTTGTTTAATCTGGCGATGATTCTTGAGTGTTCCGCTTTCGCGAAAGCGAGACTATTCAAAACATCAAAGTACAGTTGCACCTTTGTCGCCACTTTATTCACATGATGACCACCAGCACCGCTGCTGGCAACCGCTTTAAAATGGAACTCTTTTTGAATTTGATCTCTATCCATTCAACTGGTGTGCGGGTTTGAGCAGATCGTTCACCGTCTTGACCGGATTGAAAGTTTTGAGCGGCATCTCTAAGAAAATGCTGTTCCACTCAGACATGCCACCGTTCCAAAGACCTGGAAGTTCCTGCGCCTTGATCTCTTTACCCTTGCTTGATTTATAGGTGATAAACCCAGTGTCTGGATCGCTGTACTCGTGTAAATTGTATTTATTTCCTTTATGGTCACGCACGCTGCACACAATATCCACCGGATTGAAGTGCGTACCGCTGCGAGCAATTTTTTGCTGCGAGCTGCTGTTCTTGTCGACTTGAACGCCCTCGACAATCTCGATGGAAATCTCACCAAATTTATCCTCAACCCAGAACGGGCCGCCACCAGGTTCCCCCTCATTTTTTACCATCCCGCAAACCCGTAATGGGCGGTTGAGCTTGTCAAATAGGTATTTGTGCTGGTACTCCGTTTTGTATTTAAAGTAATCTCGAGGAAAAACGGTACAGAGGTCATTTTCTAGAAATTTCTCCATTTCTTTTTGTAGCTCGTCGCTAACATTGCTATTATCCAGTTTTTCCAGATAATCAAAAACCTTTGAACGCTTTTTCAAAAGATAGCCGGCAAGGATTTTTTTATAATCGCAGATCTCCTTTTCCAAACTGGAAACCGTAACATTATCAATATTCTTTACAAAAATGAGGTCAGCATCTTGTTTATCCAGATTATCGAGCAGCGCCCCATGGCCAGCGGGCCTAAAAAATAGGGTGCCATCATCCAGCACGATGGGATTGTTTTCCTCATCTACCGCGACTGTATCGGTATGCGGTTGCTGGAAGGAATAGGTCACATCAAAACTGATTCCCGTTTTTTGTTCCACGTGTTCCTCAATGCGCTTAAATTCTTCCTTGAAGTCTGATTTAAACGCGGGAGCAATTGTGAAGTGGAGGCGCGCCTTTCCCGTACATGAGGCGTAAATCGCAGCCTCAAAAAGATGCTCTTCAAAAGCCGTGGCGATGTGGTCTTTGTATTTGTGAAATGGAACAAGACCTTTGGGCATCCCGCCGTAATTGAAGCCGTTTTTTTCCATCATTTCACGTACAAACAAAAACTTTTGCTCTCCTTCATCCTTTGACCCCCAATCAGAATATTTCTGCTCGAGGGATTTTTTCACCTCAGCATAAAAGGGAAATTTTTCCAGCGCCGTGAAGAAAGTGAAAAGCTGATCTACCTTATTCTTATTGATATACGAGTTAACCGATTCTTTTTTAGGATCATAATTAGAAAGAAACTCATGTAAGAATTTGAACATGCGCGTGGCGGCACCGCTGGCTGGAACAAATTTTAAGATGTCTAGATCATCTTTCTGGCTGTCATATTGATCTTTGAGCGCCTCAATGTCAACTGACCTGAGACTCACGATTCCATCATCGATGATTGCTGCCCGATTCAGTCGTAAAGTGGGGAAGCCCTCTTGAAATCGGCGTATCTGTTCCTTGAGTTTTTCTTGAGAGATTCCTTTATCTTCAAGTTGTTTTTGCTGGGTGTCAGTTAGTTTCATTTAAAAGTTTGTTCTATGATTTGGATAGCGTTTTCCAGTCGCTGTTCTCCAGTTCCGGTAACGATTCCATAGTTTTTGTCAAATTTCTTGAGCGCGTCCTCAAATTGGTTAAAAATATACGCTCGATCATCGGGTCGGTCCCTAATGTCGTCTTTCTGCCAAGGTATGTCAACCTGCATAAGTAAATACAGGTCGTACTCAGATAATGCTATGACCTGCTCCAATTCTTCAGGTGCCACGTTGAAATAAATATGACTGTAAACCCAAGTTTCCAAAGCATCTGTATCGCAAAATAAGAATTTGTGGGCTTTTTTTGCAGCCTCATTTTCTAAACGTCGCTGACCACGCGTAATAGGCATTAAATCCTCTAGAGCGCAAACGGTGCCGGTTTGATCCATTTTTTCTTGCAGATATTCCCTAGCAAATTCTGGAATGTAGGTGGTGTGGTAGTGTTTTGCAAGCTTTCGCGAAAGCGTACTCTTACCTGTACTCTCTGGTCCAAAAAGTACTACTCGCTTGCCACTAAATTCCTTCTGAGGTGGTGTTTTTTCCATTCAACGAAGCCTACGTAAGCCATATAAGCGAGAAAAATATAGAGAATAGCGCTAAAACTGTAACCTTTAATAAAATATAAGGGAATCGTGATTATATTTCCTACCAATAAAACCAGCCAATGTTCCAGCTTGCGCAGAGCCATTTGCCACATTCCCACAAAGAAAATTCCCGTGGTAAAAATGTCTATGTAATTGAGATAGGAACTGAGCATACCTAAAAGCTGGTACACGACATAAACACCTATCACTGCACCTAGGAAGATCATCAGGGATTGCAGCCATTGCTCTTGAGAAACTCGTGTCACGGGAATCGCTTCCTCACCCAAATCGCTGCTCCAGTTGTACCAGCCGTACAGACTCATGATGAAATAATAAGCGTTAATAATCATATCGCCTGGCAGTTCCCATTGAAATAATAAATAAACATAAATTCCTGTCCCTAAAATACCAAATGGATATACCAAGACACTATTTCGTGCAGAAAATATTACGCTAACAATGGAGCAAATAACTGTCAATATCTCCAAAACAATATGCAGAGTAGAATACTCCTTATATTGTCCAAAAATGTAATCGATTATTTCCATGTCTGTTTATGCCCACCAACCCCCTGAAGGGGGCTTTAATTTGTGTTATGAACTTTCCTGTTAAGATCTTGAGCGGCTAGCGATTAGCAAGCGGCTTGTTGCGTACAGCTTAATGCCTAGAACCTAAAGCCTAAGTCAAAAATGCGGCTCGTAATCATGACGGTCAGTTTTGACCACTTTCATGTAAAAAAGAACGGCTTGTGTTTCCCTCATGCTCTCCTCCATTGCCTCGCTCAAAAATTGCATCATGGGTTTAAAGTCGCCATAAATCTGCGTGCTTAGTGGGTTTTCAAGTATCTTAAATTCAGAGTCGCGCAGTTTCTTGATGAATTTTATAATGTGTTCTTCATAATCTCCTTGGAGCGGAGACATGGTTAATTCTATGGATGCTTTCATGGGTTTAGTTAATGAGTTTATGAGTCTTTGAGTTTGTGAGGTCTAAGGTTCTTCTGTTTTGTAAAGGATCAATCTTCTTTCTTGTAGCCCTCGTAATAGTAAGATTGCTCGATTCCTTTGAAAATGATTTCTCTATCGTTGACTTTTGATGTCAGGTTCTCAGATAGTAACGTTCTTAATTCCAGATCATTTATAGGGCTGCGCTCCATGGCTTGCAAATACAAGATTTTATCTACAAACTGCCAGTTAACGACTTTTCTAAGTTTCTTTTTCAACATCATATCCAACCAAATTCTCATGGATCTCCCATTACCGTCCATAAAGGGATGGGCAATATTCATCTCAACGTATTTAGCAATGATGGTTTTAAAATCATTTTCAGGCATCTGTTCAATCTTCAATAAAATTTCCTTGAGGTACAAAGCATTCGCAAACCGGAAACCACCTTTAGAAATATTCTTCTCTCGGATGACGCCGGCATGATCATACAGGTCATTAAATAGATAGCTATGGATTTCTTGTAAACCTCGTGTAGATCCTACTTCAATGCGGTCTATTTTACCCGACTCAAATAAATCATAAGCCTTCTGCAAGCTTTGTTTATCGATGTTTTTCATACTGATTAAACTACTTAGTTGACGGGATTGTATTCTACCGGCATGAATACATCAATGCTAAAATCCAAATAGTAAAAGTGAATCGAGTCTTTTACATCAAAATCACCATTTTTATTTGAATCCTCGATAGTTCTATAATAAAGACGATTATTTACATCCCATATTTGATAATCAATAAGTTCATGGTTAGGTGGGCTAATTTTTTCAAAGCCAGTACCATCTATATCACTAATGTATAGAGATTCAACATCATTATAATTCAGTACCTCGTCTTGATTAGTGTCTTGGTCATTGATTTTATAAATTAAAAACTGCTTCTGAATGTTGTTATTAATTTCACTAGCGTAACGAATTGAATTAATATTTATATAGGCGTCTGTTAATGGATACAAGTCCTCTGTTCCGAGCTTCTGAAATTTAATATTATTTATATCGCCAGTTATCTCAAGCCCGTTGAAATTTGAAATTTTGAACTGTCCATAGCCATAACTAGACTTACTTAACCCATATCGGGTTTGACTTTTCGGTATTCTAAATTCGCCTATTAGATGCATCAAATACTCAGTACTGTCAATATGAATAGGATTTGATGCTAGAGGTACATAGGTTGAGTCTATGCCTAAGGTCTGCTCCTTGTTTTCATCCTCATAGGATATTTTCGGCTTTTTTTCAGATTCACATGAGATGATGGAGAAAATTATAAGTACAGAGTACAAAAATTTGATTGATGGTCTCATTCTAGAACTATTTATTTAGTCTTAATCAAATCTACCTGTTCATAATTTAAATATCAAGCCAACTCAGATTTTCTTCAATCGCTGTGCCCACCACGACCATTCTGGCGCCGGCATCAAATTTTGATTTAATGGCTTGCTTAGTGCGCAAGCCACCGCCTACGATTGTAGGTGTGTTCACTCGCTGTTGTACCGCCTTTACAATTTCATCGGTAACTGGTTGTTTTGCGCCGCTGCCCGCCTCGAGATAAATCAATTTATTACCCATAAACTGACCTGCCAAAGCCGTTTTAACCACCTCATCAATATCTTGCTGACTCATGGGAGTTGTATTAGAAACACGCGCCACCGCCGACTCATTTTTGCCATCAAGCAACAAATACGCGGTGGGTATTACCTCAATCCTTGCCTCTTGAACCTTATAAGCTGCGGCCACCTGTTCACCGATGAGGTAGTCTGGATTGCGACCAGAGATCAAGTTGAGGTACAGGATCGCATCTGCGGCGCTGGAAACTTGTTTGTGCGAGCCTGGGAAAAGTATAATAGGTAGTTTAGTCGATCCTCTCAGGTGTTGTGTCCACTTGTCAAAATCCACGTTTTCCATGGTACTGCCGCCTACCAGCAAAACTATTTGGTCTACGTCAAACTTCTTGATAATTCTGGAGCTGTTAAGAGATAACGCTTTCGCGAAAGCGGAAACCTCTTCAAATCCCATCTTTTCAGGATCTACCAAAATCCCTAACGTGCGCTCAACTGAAGTGATTAGGTCGTAGATTTTATGCATCTTTAGGGAGGATATAAACCATGGTGAAGCCTTTCATTTCAAGAAAAAAACCGTCAAAATCCAAACGGTCCTCTTCAAAATGGAGCGAGCAAGCTATAGTTTCTTGATCTATATTAAACCGATCCACTTTGCAGTGTGCCTTAAATCCAAGGCCTTTTGTGCCGTATAATTTATACATGGATTCTTTTGCACCCCAAATAACAGTCAACTCGCGGGTGGGATCCTCAATAGCGTTGAGATATTGACTCTCGTGATCAATAAATTTAATCGCAATTCGCTGAATCTTGTCCCGTTGCTTCTCAATATCAATTCCGGTAGGTGAATCACTTATCACAATCCCTGTAAAAGTAAAACTATGCGTAATGGAAATGTGGCGGCCGTCTTTGAGATAGGGTTTCCCATTCTCTGAATAATATAGATCGTTATCAGCGTAGCCCGCCTCCCGCAACAAATGCCTGATGCTTAAAAACCCCCTGCGGTGCAGTTCAGAACTCATGGTAAGCAACCGATTCATGGAGTTTTGAGACAACTCAATGTCTGTTCTAAGCCATGCTTCACTCTCCACAATCTCCCAGATGTATACCGCGGTATTACTCCTGTTGTTAAGTGTTTTGTAAAGCGGCATAAGAAGGCTTGTTTTTTCGTAGCTTTGCAACCGCAATTTAACAAATAATTAATGCCTCAACGACTTGATAGTGAGGGTTCACTTGAGGTCAGGCGTATTAAAACAAGCAAATGAGCACAGAAACGATTCCTTACGTTCCTTACAAAGTAAAAGATATTTCCCTAGCCGAATACGGCCGCCTGGAAATTGAACTTGCCGAAGCAGAAATGCCCGGTCTAATGTCCCTAAGGGAAGAATATAAAGACGAGCAGCCACTTAAAGGCGCTCGCATCGCTGGTTGCCTTCACATGACTATACAAACTGCGGTTCTAATTGAAACTCTCGTTGCTCTGGGAGCCGATGTAACCTGGTCTTCTTGTAACATTTTTTCTACACAAGATCATGCAGCAGCAGCAATTGCAGCAGCTGGAATACCGGTTTATGCATGGAAGGGAATGAGTGAGGAAGAGTTTAACTGGTGTATCGAGCAGACATTGTTTTTTGGGGAAGAGCGCCAGCCGCTTAACATGATCCTAGATGATGGTGGAGACTTGACTAACATGGTTTTTGATGAATATCCAGAACTTGCCAAAGGCATCAAAGGTCTTTCTGAAGAAACAACTACTGGAGTTCACAGATTGTACGAGCGCATGAAAAACGGTACGCTAGTTATGCCAGCGATCAACGTAAACGACTCAGTAACCAAGTCTAAGTTTGACAATAAATACGGTTGTAGAGAAAGTGCAGTAGATGCCGTACGTCGCGCTACAGACACTATGCTTGCCGGTAAGCGTGTGGTAGTTTGTGGCTATGGTGATGTAGGTAAAGGTACTGCAGCTTCTTTTAGAGGTGCTGGATCTATCGTAACGGTTACTGAAATCGATCCTATCTGTGCCCTTCAAGCAGCTATGGATGGTTATGAAGTTAAGAAGCTGGAGACTGTCGTAGGAAATGCAGATGTAGTGATCACTACTACAGGTAATAAAGACATCATAAGAGGTGAGCACTTTAAAGCGATGCGCGACAAAGTGATCGTTTGTAACATAGGACACTTTGATAACGAGATCGACGTAGCTTTCTTGAACAAAAACTACGGAGATACTAAAGTTGAAATCAAGCCTCAGGTTGACAAATACACGATCGACGGGAAGGACATTATCCTTCTTGCAGAAGGTCGTTTAGTGAATTTAGGTTGTGCAACGGGTCACCCGAGTTTTGTAATGAGTAATTCATTTACGAACCAAACGCTTGCTCAAATAGAGTTGTGGAACCACTCTGACAAGTACAAGAATGAAGTATACATGCTTCCTAAGCACCTTGATGAAAAGGTTGCAGCGCTTCACCTTGAGCGTATAGGAGCAGAACTTACTGAACTGAAAGAATATCAAGCTGACTACATAGGTGTTAAAGTTGAAGGACCTTTCAAGCCAGAATATTACAGATACTAGAACAGTAGGGCTGGAGAGGATGACAGACCGCTGGGCTTCGACTCCGCTCAGCCACCAGCTGAAAGACAAAAGACGAAAGACAATTTTATGGTGTTCAGATTTTGGTCTCTGCCAAAGTTGAAATTTTTATAAAGTTAAAGCATTCAGGTTTTCTGTCACTTTCTAAAAGCTAAATATTAGATCGCCGCTTTTTTAAAGAGCGGCGATTTTATTCACAACCTCTTTAATTTAACTGATTTTTAATTGGTTGTGTGAGAATTTTAGCCTATTATGCCAAAATTATTAATTTGCTAATTTATTAGCGGATAATTATAGAATTAATGAAAGATAAAAAACAATGGGTAGAAGAAGCTAATGAATGGTTGAATGCCAGCATGAGCAACATGTCCACCAGTGATCGTGTACATTCTTCTAGACGCGGTAAAGAGCTCATTTTGGGCATTAACGAAATCTATAAAGAAACTAAGGATCCAGAGTTAATGGAACTTATGAAAGAACTGACTGCAAAGAAGCAGAAAGTTGAAAAGAGACTGAAGGGAATCAGAATGTAGATTTGGTAACCTTTTTTGAAAAACCCCTCAAGTTGAAAACTTTGAGGGGTTTTTTTAATGAATAGATCAACTTCAAATCATTGAATTACGATCTGTACCGTTTCCATTTGATTAGAGCCATGTGAAATCTGCATAAAATAGTTTCCTGGACTTAGACCTGAAACGTCTAACGTATCACCTAATCTATGGCTCACATTCATTACCGTATTTGATGAATCGTCATAAATTACTACCCAAACATAATAGTTGCAATAGGGTTCTCCACTTGGATCTAATATTTGATCGTTGCACAATCCCATAAAAGTCCATAGGGATTCATCTTTTTTATCAATAAACATATCGTCATCAGCTGGATTTGGGAAAATCCTAAAATTGATACTGTCAGCTCCAGATGGTGGGGGTGGAGCACAATTGGTCCCGCATACATCTAAATTAACTGTATATTCTGTCCATTCTCCTGGTCCACAGTCGTTCACATATCGTATTCTAAATCTAACGGTCTCGTCACATTCAGGGAAAAATACCACTTCTCTCAAGGAGGTACCTGATCTTGCATTACCATCCCAAGCAGCGTTACCTTCCAGATACTCCCACTCTAAATAATCCACTTGTTCTGGAAAAGGAACGTTGATCAATGAAAATGCCTGAACATCGCAATAGGTATGTGATGGAGGATACAAACCTAATACCGCAAACCCATGAGTGACCTCAATAAGATCACCACCACTTTTGGGAACTCCCGCCCATACATTTTTACTGATTCTAGTATCAGCAGCTGTGACCCCACAATCAGGATAGTCTCCAAAATTAACGGATAAAGTATGGTTACCGTTCAACCATTCTTGTACCTCCACAACGTTAGGCAGGCTGGGGTCTGGAGTCGTGATAATGCCTGGATAATTCCAATTGTATTCTGGAGCGCCGGCTGGTACCGAGAAGATGGCTCTATCACAGAATTCATCTGGGCCAGTTATTTCCCAATCTTTTATTTCACATGCTAGAGCACAGGATTCTACAGAAGGATTATCTGATAACTCATCTATAAGCCAATTACCGTTTTGTAGGGTAAACTGTGTATGAGCTTGACTTATTAAAGGGTTAGCATGGAAGTTATCAAAAGGAATGTTCTTTGGTGCTGGCGGCGGCATTGTTGCGTCATATCGTTTGAACAAATCTATTGGATCAATAACAACATTCCCTTCTCCTACATCAAGACTGCTGTAAACAGGAATAAAACTAAATCTGGTTTGTAAAACATAATCATCTAGTTCTGCTGGTAATGTAGCAAAAGCATTAATATCATAAATACCACCATTTGAACTATCTAAAGCTAACATGTCATTAGTAGAATAAAATGCGCCTTGATCGATAAAATGTTCCTCAACTGTAAACAATCCCAATATCGTTTTCTTGATAAATACTTTTCCTTTATATATTCTTTCTATTTGTTGTGAAGGAAGAGCCTTACATGTAAATTCTGCCTTTATATCTGTATTGGTGGAAAGTAGAGACGATAAGACCCTGCCTGGATTTAGTGACAAGCCATTAGCGATGGCAAGTCCTATATTAGTCAGAAAAAATGGCAAATCAATCTTTTCATTTGCTTTAATTAAATCTGCTAAAGGTTCATAGTCTAATTGTGTACCACAGTCTGTTGAATTAGTAATTGCGATGTTACGGATGTTATCTTGCTGTGGGTAGCCTAAATTCTGATACTCTGTTAAAAAGCTATCGTGCAGCGTAGAACTAGGATGTGACAATCCCTGACCAGTACCATTTATCTGATAGATTAGCATCTGTTGAGCAGCTGGTGATTCAAGAATAGCAAGAGTCTCTGATAATTGATCATCGCTCAAATCGTCTAGATCTGCAATGTTTATATTTATCAAACTAAAGAAAACTGGTAAGGATATCTGCTCTCCTACTAAGTGACGAACTAGTGCTTGTACTGACAATGGAACATTTGCACCCTGATGAGGGCTATCATGGCTTATGTACAATTTAGTTTCATGAGTCTCACCATTGATCTCCATATCTCTTAATGCATATCGAGCAACCAGACCACCCATACTAATACCCAGTACCGCGTTTTTCTCTGTTCCTGTTTTTAAATCATTGACCTGCCGTATCACCTCTTCTACCATAAGCGCATTGCGCTGGATAAAATCTGTCCCATTTACATAATCAATAAAGACCAGATCATAATCTTCATCTTCAATGGCTTCATTTAACGC
This genomic interval from Nonlabens spongiae contains the following:
- a CDS encoding alpha/beta hydrolase, which produces MKKLMTTIMLLTAMLLMAQNNDYASRMDHIFKNIDPNKVTTGYLKDFGIRFVNMELADGSINTTNAVSKSEFIGLYNSLYTMRVGNTAAGMLSPQAFKSNLNDQIDNSNVDVLLGVQHYEYQQYKENAYSNGDVSVINEQIYDRNGRNPYEVKKVFASTVLNNDIRGSFFTFRLPSALIYSNINLSIEGVKIDFNDGLGFRSIELDADVVVNYSSGGEKDIKVEFIYDNGLSIKSHSQLKVDYVNPNTTLDFDGNGLFWNRQLVTGAAWQGASASGRVTIELAPGRTQITKPLIVVEGFDPEGSFIYDDLINGSGVGGFDISIDDTGTALNEAIEDEDYDLVFIDYVNGTDFIQRNALMVEEVIRQVNDLKTGTEKNAVLGISMGGLVARYALRDMEINGETHETKLYISHDSPHQGANVPLSVQALVRHLVGEQISLPVFFSLININIADLDDLSDDQLSETLAILESPAAQQMLIYQINGTGQGLSHPSSTLHDSFLTEYQNLGYPQQDNIRNIAITNSTDCGTQLDYEPLADLIKANEKIDLPFFLTNIGLAIANGLSLNPGRVLSSLLSTNTDIKAEFTCKALPSQQIERIYKGKVFIKKTILGLFTVEEHFIDQGAFYSTNDMLALDSSNGGIYDINAFATLPAELDDYVLQTRFSFIPVYSSLDVGEGNVVIDPIDLFKRYDATMPPPAPKNIPFDNFHANPLISQAHTQFTLQNGNWLIDELSDNPSVESCALACEIKDWEITGPDEFCDRAIFSVPAGAPEYNWNYPGIITTPDPSLPNVVEVQEWLNGNHTLSVNFGDYPDCGVTAADTRISKNVWAGVPKSGGDLIEVTHGFAVLGLYPPSHTYCDVQAFSLINVPFPEQVDYLEWEYLEGNAAWDGNARSGTSLREVVFFPECDETVRFRIRYVNDCGPGEWTEYTVNLDVCGTNCAPPPPSGADSINFRIFPNPADDDMFIDKKDESLWTFMGLCNDQILDPSGEPYCNYYVWVVIYDDSSNTVMNVSHRLGDTLDVSGLSPGNYFMQISHGSNQMETVQIVIQ